In Microvirga sp. 17 mud 1-3, the genomic window ACAGCGTCCACAAGGGACTTCTTGAAATAGGCTCCCATCTCGCGGGCATTGGCCACAAGATCGAGTTCGTCCAGCACCTCCAGGTTGGCGACGCCAGCGGCGGCGCAGAGCGGGTGGGACGAATAGGTCCAACCGTGGCCGATGGGACCGAAAGTATCCGAACCCTGCTCGAGAATGCGCCAGAGCTTCTCGGACACGATGACGCCGGAGAGCGGCGCATAGGCCGAAGTGAGTCCCTTGGCGATGGTGATGAGGTCCGGCTTCATGCCGTAATGGTCCGAGCCGAACATCGTGCCGAGGCGGCCGAAGCCTGTAATCACCTCGTCGGCGATAAGCAGGATGTCGTATTTAGCCAGCACCGCCTGGATTTTGTCCCAATATCCTTTCGGCGGCGGAACAATGCCGCCCGTTCCCAGCACCGGCTCACCGATGAAGGCCGCAACGGTCTCCGGCCCCTCGGCCAGGATCATCTCCTCGAGCTTGTCGGCGCAATATTGCGAGAACTGCTCCTCATCCATGGAGCGGTCGGGGCGACGGAAATAATAGGGCGCTTCCGTGTGCAGGATCGGCGGCCTGGGCAGGTCGAAGAGGTTGTGGAAGGCTGCGAGCCCTGTGAGGCTGCCGCTCATCAGGCCGGAGCCATGATAGCCGCGCCACCGCGAGATGACCTTCTTCTTCTCCGGGCGACCCAGGACGTTGCTGATGTACCAGACGAGCTTGAGATTGGTCTCGTTGGCGTCGGACCCCGAGAGGCCGAAGAACACCCGGCTCATGTTTTTCGGGGCACGGTCGATGATCATCTTGGCAAGGCGGATCGAAGGCTCGGAACCATGGCCCACATAGGCATGGTAATAGGGCAGGGCTGCCGCCTGGGCCGCAATGGCATCGGTGATCTTGGTGCGGCCGTAGCCGACATTCACGCAATAAAGGCCCGCAAACGCATCCAGGCTGCGCTTGCCCTGCCGGTCAACAATGTAGACGCCCTCGCCGCCGGCGATGATGCGGTTCGGGGTTTCGCCGCGCGCGTGCTGGGCCATGTGTGTGGAGGGATGGAAGAAATGGTCCCGGTCCCAGGCATTGAGTTCGTTGTCGAGAGTGTCGGTTTCGTTCAGCATGGCTGGCTCCGGATCAGTTAAGGTCGAGACAAATGTATTTCAGGTCCGTGAAGGCCTCGAGGCCGTGACGTGAGCCTTCACGCCCGAGACCGGACTGCTTCATGCCGCCGAACGGAATGGGAGCACCGGTAATCTTCACACGGTTCACGGCAACCATTCCGTATTCGAGCGCCCG contains:
- a CDS encoding aspartate aminotransferase family protein, encoding MLNETDTLDNELNAWDRDHFFHPSTHMAQHARGETPNRIIAGGEGVYIVDRQGKRSLDAFAGLYCVNVGYGRTKITDAIAAQAAALPYYHAYVGHGSEPSIRLAKMIIDRAPKNMSRVFFGLSGSDANETNLKLVWYISNVLGRPEKKKVISRWRGYHGSGLMSGSLTGLAAFHNLFDLPRPPILHTEAPYYFRRPDRSMDEEQFSQYCADKLEEMILAEGPETVAAFIGEPVLGTGGIVPPPKGYWDKIQAVLAKYDILLIADEVITGFGRLGTMFGSDHYGMKPDLITIAKGLTSAYAPLSGVIVSEKLWRILEQGSDTFGPIGHGWTYSSHPLCAAAGVANLEVLDELDLVANAREMGAYFKKSLVDAVGDHRFVGEVRGEGLMAAVEFVRDRDDRVFFEASEKVGPRITAALLERGVIGRAMPQGDILGFAPPLCLTKEEADKIVSATKSAVESVTAAL